The following proteins are encoded in a genomic region of Peptococcus niger:
- a CDS encoding pseudouridine synthase: MRLDKFLHDAGLGSRKDVGRMIRSGRILVNGIPVRDRAHQVTADEQVLLDNSPIFYQRHRHILLHKPTGLVTAMSDRRHETVMTLLEDVPADLRPVGRLDKDTTGVLLFTTDGQLAHRLASPKHQVEKTYRFTYAGEMPADAGAQVAAGLELSDGKTRPAQLDLPGGQIAVLTLTEGRTHQVKRMCHALGCELLTLERLRIGPVGLGDLPVGVWRDLTTEEAEALYTICGLTEEVT; this comes from the coding sequence ATGCGTCTGGATAAATTTTTGCACGATGCCGGGCTGGGGTCCCGAAAGGATGTTGGCCGCATGATTCGCAGTGGCCGCATCCTGGTAAACGGGATACCGGTGCGGGACAGGGCCCATCAAGTGACGGCAGACGAGCAGGTTCTTCTTGATAATTCGCCCATCTTTTATCAGCGGCATCGCCATATCCTCTTACATAAGCCTACCGGCTTGGTCACCGCCATGAGCGATCGGCGGCATGAAACGGTGATGACCCTTTTAGAGGATGTGCCGGCAGACCTGCGGCCGGTCGGTCGCCTGGATAAGGACACCACCGGGGTCTTGCTGTTCACTACGGATGGTCAATTGGCACACCGGCTGGCATCGCCGAAGCACCAGGTTGAAAAGACCTATCGTTTTACATACGCCGGAGAAATGCCCGCCGATGCCGGCGCACAGGTGGCTGCAGGCTTGGAACTATCTGATGGCAAGACGCGGCCGGCACAGCTTGACTTACCGGGTGGGCAGATAGCGGTCTTGACGTTGACGGAGGGTCGAACTCACCAGGTGAAGCGGATGTGCCATGCCCTAGGCTGTGAACTTTTAACCTTAGAGCGTTTGCGCATCGGGCCGGTTGGCCTGGGTGATTTGCCGGTAGGTGTCTGGCGCGATTTAACCACAGAAGAGGCAGAGGCCTTATACACCATTTGCGGATTAACTGAGGAGGTCACATGA
- a CDS encoding NYN domain-containing protein — protein sequence MTWLIVDGYNMIGQWPALSAEGDGSLEDARDRLNARLSEYAALSEWRIVVVYDGYRVKGNPGTRRTYPYLEIIYTPEGVTADMAIERLAAQLPKRSHFYVASGDRLIQETVLSLGGLRMTGTELRRMIADARVSAHRLVHKEVPRSTVDGRIDPAVRARLEKWIKDERGSS from the coding sequence GTGACATGGCTCATTGTAGATGGTTACAATATGATCGGCCAATGGCCGGCCCTGTCTGCAGAAGGTGACGGTTCTTTGGAAGATGCGCGGGATAGGTTAAACGCTCGTTTAAGCGAATATGCAGCGCTCAGTGAATGGCGCATTGTCGTCGTATACGATGGCTACCGTGTTAAAGGCAATCCCGGTACGCGGCGGACCTATCCCTATTTGGAAATCATCTATACCCCGGAAGGGGTTACAGCAGATATGGCCATTGAACGACTGGCTGCGCAACTGCCCAAGCGGAGCCATTTTTATGTGGCGTCCGGTGATCGCCTAATCCAGGAAACCGTCTTGTCGCTGGGTGGGCTGCGGATGACCGGGACAGAATTACGGCGGATGATTGCCGATGCCCGTGTCAGCGCCCATCGATTGGTTCATAAGGAGGTCCCGCGCTCAACAGTTGACGGACGGATTGATCCGGCTGTACGCGCTCGTTTGGAAAAGTGGATAAAAGACGAGCGCGGCTCGTCTTGA
- a CDS encoding RrF2 family transcriptional regulator, with translation MKISTKGRYGLRVLIDLAERNTSEERETLRAISERQQITVKYLEQIMVPLLHAGYVRSYRGHSGGYVLSKASSEIYVGDVIRTMEGSLAPVSCLEANVDACPMANECPTRSLWEGLEKIIAAYLDQITVADLVDHTVAEYELVRIQENRA, from the coding sequence ATGAAAATCTCAACAAAAGGTCGGTACGGGTTACGCGTGCTGATCGATTTGGCTGAACGAAATACCAGCGAAGAGCGTGAAACGCTACGGGCCATTTCCGAACGCCAACAGATTACGGTCAAATACTTGGAGCAGATTATGGTTCCTCTTTTGCACGCCGGCTATGTGCGCAGTTACCGGGGTCATTCCGGCGGGTACGTCCTCAGTAAGGCCTCTTCGGAGATTTACGTGGGCGACGTGATCCGCACCATGGAAGGCTCTTTGGCTCCGGTGAGCTGCCTGGAAGCCAATGTTGATGCCTGTCCCATGGCCAATGAATGTCCGACCCGTAGCCTCTGGGAAGGGCTGGAAAAAATAATCGCTGCCTATCTTGATCAAATCACCGTGGCAGATTTGGTAGACCATACCGTTGCCGAATATGAATTGGTCCGGATTCAAGAAAATCGGGCCTAA
- a CDS encoding SDR family NAD(P)-dependent oxidoreductase, translating to MMKAALITGASGGLGEAFVHRLVHEPDIDCLWLVGRNADRLADLAAKTKKPCHCFAGDLSEKTSREELFAAFDDSGDQLRMLVNCAGYGIIGPVREVPVDDISGMVELNCTALADLCRRALPRMDKGAMIVNVASVAAYLPQTYFSVYAASKAFVLRFSEALAEEEAPRGIHVLALCPQPMATGFFNRAGNMRGDGFKNMAFEDPQRVADMALRRVRAGKRHSLTHPTAYLMAVAARLLPHHLVTRFERQFF from the coding sequence ATGATGAAGGCAGCCCTTATTACCGGCGCCAGTGGCGGTTTGGGCGAGGCCTTTGTGCATCGGCTGGTCCACGAACCAGACATAGACTGCCTTTGGCTGGTTGGTCGGAATGCCGATCGCCTGGCGGATCTTGCGGCCAAAACCAAGAAACCCTGCCATTGCTTTGCTGGCGACCTCAGCGAGAAGACCAGCCGCGAAGAGCTTTTTGCAGCATTTGATGATAGTGGTGACCAGTTAAGAATGCTCGTTAACTGTGCCGGTTACGGAATTATCGGGCCGGTGCGGGAGGTGCCGGTTGATGATATCAGCGGTATGGTTGAGCTAAACTGCACCGCCTTGGCAGACTTGTGCCGGCGGGCCCTGCCACGGATGGACAAGGGTGCCATGATTGTGAACGTGGCTTCAGTTGCCGCCTATCTGCCGCAAACGTATTTTTCTGTTTATGCGGCCAGTAAGGCCTTCGTCTTGCGCTTTTCCGAAGCCCTGGCCGAAGAAGAAGCCCCTCGCGGCATTCATGTGCTGGCCCTTTGCCCCCAACCCATGGCCACAGGATTTTTTAACCGTGCCGGCAATATGCGCGGCGACGGCTTTAAAAATATGGCCTTTGAAGACCCACAAAGGGTTGCCGATATGGCCTTACGCCGCGTCCGTGCCGGGAAGCGCCATTCCTTAACCCATCCCACCGCCTATCTCATGGCCGTCGCCGCTCGGCTCCTGCCCCATCATCTGGTAACCCGATTTGAACGCCAGTTCTTTTAA
- the rlmB gene encoding 23S rRNA (guanosine(2251)-2'-O)-methyltransferase RlmB — MADLYGRNAVREALKNGTEIQHITLVKGARHGVIDDINQLAKKAGIPVRTVERRVLDRRFPGCNHQGVAAAVAEVAYVPWQDILARAQEKEEAPLLLVLDDIEDPHNLGAMMRSADAFGAHGLIIPKRRSAGLTEGTMKAACGAGQHVPVARVANIVSTLNALKKEGFWVCGSAADGASMYETDLTGPLALVIGNEGKGMGRLVRDTCDFIASIPIGGQVGSLNASVACGILLAEISHQRRRMK, encoded by the coding sequence ATAGCAGATTTATACGGACGAAATGCTGTACGTGAAGCCCTGAAAAACGGTACAGAAATTCAGCATATCACCTTGGTAAAAGGCGCACGGCATGGTGTCATTGATGACATCAATCAGCTGGCCAAAAAAGCAGGCATTCCGGTGCGCACTGTCGAACGGCGTGTTTTGGACAGACGCTTTCCCGGCTGCAATCATCAAGGCGTGGCGGCTGCCGTTGCAGAAGTGGCCTATGTTCCCTGGCAGGATATTCTCGCTCGTGCACAGGAAAAAGAAGAAGCCCCCTTGCTGCTGGTCTTGGACGATATTGAAGACCCGCATAATTTAGGGGCGATGATGCGGTCAGCTGATGCCTTTGGCGCGCATGGGTTAATTATCCCGAAAAGGCGGTCGGCCGGTTTGACCGAAGGGACCATGAAGGCCGCCTGCGGCGCAGGCCAGCACGTGCCTGTGGCGCGTGTGGCCAATATTGTCAGTACGCTTAATGCCTTGAAAAAGGAAGGCTTTTGGGTTTGCGGCAGTGCAGCGGATGGGGCTTCTATGTATGAGACAGACCTTACAGGCCCCTTGGCCCTAGTGATCGGCAATGAAGGCAAGGGGATGGGCCGCCTGGTGCGTGACACCTGTGATTTTATCGCCAGCATTCCCATCGGTGGGCAAGTCGGTTCTTTGAATGCATCGGTGGCTTGCGGCATTTTGTTGGCTGAAATAAGCCACCAACGGAGGCGAATGAAGTGA
- a CDS encoding PAS domain-containing protein → MHYTDILDVNKKNVQNARKYSLAIIDKDMTAAEVIRALHEQRITVEAEEYFYTLQQIGEEAEDEEPVIDAFPALFKAFEAHIAPEPPRKFSADHPLRLYRSENEAMYDFFDDGVHMLRYDYDAEAWQTYAKKAQTYKMHLHRKQNQLYPHLSDKGISGPLRIFWSYDDDVKNALTEFEKAAKDGNQLAVQSAFYAVYDATAFLMRAEEKLLYPSAFKLLTLNEFIMMEVGDEEIGYAFIEPPAHNQAERQMMRGLDFLMLHHDGSDLSGDTIINLATGRMSLMHLNLMLSHLPFDLTFIDENNLVRYYNARANRLFPRSTGVIGRDVKNCHPRESLTKVQALIDDLRTGQRPYADFWFRRDDKMILIRYIAVRDKADVFRGIVEVAMDIAPFAAIEGEQRLLPES, encoded by the coding sequence ATGCATTACACCGATATTCTTGATGTAAATAAAAAAAACGTGCAAAATGCACGCAAATACAGCCTGGCTATTATTGATAAGGATATGACGGCTGCAGAAGTCATCCGAGCCTTACATGAGCAGCGCATTACCGTTGAAGCGGAGGAATATTTTTATACCTTACAGCAAATTGGTGAAGAGGCGGAAGATGAGGAGCCTGTGATTGATGCTTTTCCGGCATTGTTTAAAGCATTTGAAGCGCACATAGCGCCGGAACCGCCACGAAAATTTTCTGCAGACCATCCCTTGCGCCTGTATCGCTCAGAAAACGAGGCCATGTATGACTTCTTTGACGATGGTGTCCATATGCTGCGTTATGACTATGACGCTGAGGCTTGGCAGACCTATGCAAAAAAAGCGCAGACCTACAAGATGCATTTGCACCGGAAACAGAACCAGCTGTATCCGCATTTGAGCGATAAGGGCATTAGCGGTCCTTTGCGCATTTTCTGGAGTTACGACGATGATGTCAAAAATGCCTTGACTGAATTCGAAAAAGCCGCGAAAGATGGCAATCAGCTGGCCGTTCAATCGGCTTTTTATGCAGTTTATGACGCCACTGCCTTTTTAATGCGGGCAGAAGAGAAGCTCTTGTATCCGTCAGCCTTTAAGCTGCTGACGCTAAATGAATTCATCATGATGGAAGTGGGCGATGAAGAAATCGGTTATGCCTTTATTGAACCGCCGGCCCACAATCAAGCCGAACGGCAGATGATGCGCGGACTGGATTTCTTAATGCTCCACCATGACGGCAGTGATTTGTCCGGCGATACCATTATCAATTTGGCCACCGGACGCATGAGCTTAATGCATTTGAATTTAATGCTTTCCCACCTGCCCTTTGACCTGACGTTTATTGATGAAAATAATTTGGTCCGCTATTACAATGCTCGCGCCAATCGCCTTTTCCCGCGGTCTACCGGTGTGATCGGCCGGGATGTAAAAAACTGTCATCCGCGCGAAAGCTTGACTAAGGTTCAGGCCTTGATTGACGATTTACGAACTGGGCAACGTCCTTATGCGGATTTTTGGTTCCGCCGGGACGATAAAATGATTCTCATTCGCTATATTGCCGTACGCGACAAAGCCGATGTCTTTAGAGGAATTGTTGAAGTGGCCATGGACATTGCCCCCTTTGCCGCTATTGAAGGGGAACAGCGGCTGCTTCCCGAATCGTAA
- a CDS encoding aminotransferase class III-fold pyridoxal phosphate-dependent enzyme encodes MSTNQSVFKDEQKYIARTQKIPYYPIAFEKGDGALLYDFDGNKYIDFLASACSANLGHGNVEIADAVYEQMKNLTQYTLAYFNSAPPVQLAESLCEIAPIKGEKKVLYSATGSASIDAAIKIARAYTKRSGLISMQEAYHGSTFGAISISALSNNMRKGFGPLIPDVHYFSYPSKDKDWKTCIKEMEYAFVHYLPPEEVAAIFIEPIAGDAGIVIPPKEWVQALREMCDQYGILLVVDEIQQALCRTGKWFAIENFDVEPDLIVMGKSVGGGLPLGAVIGKTDIMNALEPPAHLFTLAGNTTVCTAGQKNLEILKRIDANELSIVRGEYLKNKFESLKEKYDFIGEIRGLGLSIGVDIIDPETGGKNNEATAKICYYAIKNGLLMIFLNQSTLRVQPPLVIQESEIDEAMQIIDAAMNAYANGEIGDEVLEEIAGW; translated from the coding sequence ATGTCAACAAATCAGTCCGTTTTCAAAGATGAACAAAAGTATATTGCTAGAACTCAGAAGATACCATATTACCCAATTGCTTTTGAAAAAGGGGATGGAGCACTTCTCTATGATTTTGATGGAAACAAATACATTGACTTTTTGGCGAGTGCATGTTCGGCCAATCTTGGGCATGGAAATGTGGAGATTGCAGATGCTGTATACGAACAAATGAAAAATTTGACACAGTATACTTTAGCTTATTTTAATAGCGCACCTCCTGTACAATTAGCCGAATCACTTTGTGAGATAGCCCCAATTAAGGGCGAAAAGAAAGTCTTATATTCAGCTACCGGATCCGCTTCTATAGATGCGGCAATTAAAATAGCTCGCGCGTATACAAAAAGATCTGGACTTATTTCTATGCAAGAAGCTTATCATGGTAGTACATTTGGTGCTATTTCCATATCGGCTTTGAGCAATAATATGCGCAAAGGATTTGGTCCTTTAATACCAGATGTTCATTATTTTAGTTATCCCAGTAAGGATAAGGATTGGAAAACTTGTATTAAAGAAATGGAATATGCGTTTGTACACTATCTTCCGCCGGAAGAAGTTGCTGCTATTTTTATTGAACCGATAGCAGGAGATGCAGGTATTGTAATTCCACCAAAAGAATGGGTGCAGGCGTTGAGAGAAATGTGTGACCAATATGGAATTCTTTTGGTTGTGGATGAGATACAACAAGCCCTATGCCGAACGGGTAAATGGTTTGCTATTGAGAATTTTGATGTTGAGCCGGATCTTATTGTTATGGGGAAATCAGTTGGTGGTGGTTTACCGCTAGGAGCTGTGATAGGGAAAACAGATATTATGAATGCATTAGAGCCACCAGCACATTTATTTACATTGGCGGGCAATACAACGGTGTGTACGGCGGGTCAAAAGAATTTAGAAATTTTAAAAAGAATTGATGCTAATGAATTATCAATTGTTCGCGGAGAGTACTTAAAGAACAAATTTGAGTCCCTAAAAGAAAAATATGATTTTATTGGCGAGATAAGGGGGCTTGGTTTGTCAATCGGGGTTGACATTATTGATCCGGAGACTGGTGGTAAGAACAACGAAGCAACAGCAAAAATTTGCTACTATGCTATCAAAAACGGGTTACTGATGATTTTCCTAAATCAGTCTACATTACGTGTTCAACCGCCTTTGGTAATTCAAGAATCAGAAATTGATGAAGCGATGCAAATTATTGATGCAGCAATGAATGCTTATGCTAATGGGGAAATTGGCGATGAAGTTTTAGAAGAAATAGCTGGGTGGTAG
- a CDS encoding HAD-IB family phosphatase yields the protein MRVYDFDKTIYDGDSTVHFFLFLLRRHPSLSRYLPAGALAFARFQWGDWSKTRFKERLYRLFQGVPNIDAEVHAFWQLHRDGIKAFYTAQQARDDVIISASPTFLLAPICAELGISHLLASKVDPETGAYEGENCWGAEKVRRFLEAGHQLSEMTDFYSDSLSDAPLAMRAQRAWFVTGERLSPWPDHPMGGEV from the coding sequence ATGAGGGTATACGACTTTGATAAAACCATCTATGATGGTGACAGCACCGTTCATTTTTTCCTGTTTTTATTGCGACGCCATCCGAGCTTGAGCCGATACTTACCGGCTGGTGCCTTGGCTTTTGCGCGGTTCCAATGGGGAGACTGGTCTAAGACCCGCTTTAAAGAACGGCTTTATCGCCTCTTTCAAGGGGTTCCGAATATTGATGCGGAAGTTCACGCCTTTTGGCAACTGCACCGGGATGGCATTAAAGCTTTTTATACGGCCCAGCAGGCAAGGGATGATGTAATCATCTCCGCCTCTCCGACCTTTTTATTGGCGCCGATTTGTGCTGAATTAGGCATTAGCCATCTTTTAGCGTCCAAGGTTGATCCAGAAACCGGCGCTTACGAGGGCGAAAACTGCTGGGGCGCTGAAAAAGTGCGCCGGTTTCTGGAAGCCGGCCATCAACTGTCTGAGATGACGGATTTTTATTCCGACTCCCTGTCTGATGCCCCCTTGGCCATGCGGGCCCAGCGCGCCTGGTTTGTGACCGGTGAAAGGCTTAGCCCCTGGCCGGACCATCCGATGGGCGGTGAAGTATGA
- a CDS encoding hemolysin family protein — protein sequence MNLNAYILAIIVLLGLSAFFSASETAFTSLNTIRVKKMAADGNRKAKRVLDMADQYERLLSSILVGNNIVNITCASLGTVLFVELMGARGITVSTLVITIGTLIFGEISPKTIAKERAESVALAFSGPLYGIMLILRPVTAVFALLQNALGMLFGNQEDGGITEDELMTIVDEAEEFGNIEADERELIRSAMQFDDRIVGDIYTPRVHVTAVDETADVEEVAALFQSSGFSRLPVYHETIDNIIGIVHVKDFYGMLLQDENLPLRDLAKPVGFIMENRDLARLMTALQKDKSHMVVVTDEYGGTVGIVTMEDLIEELVGDIWDEYDEVQALFRKVAPGVYMINGQAEVEDILPRFGLKTDEIEANTVGGWLTDILGRIPRKGDELALDAFTVRVERANPRYVEELRFVLKRPHATAVPTGKHEEG from the coding sequence ATGAACTTGAACGCTTATATTTTAGCCATTATTGTTTTATTGGGGCTGTCGGCATTTTTTTCCGCCTCTGAAACGGCCTTTACATCTCTGAACACCATTCGCGTTAAAAAAATGGCTGCCGATGGAAACCGGAAAGCCAAGCGGGTATTGGATATGGCAGACCAATATGAACGACTTCTCAGCTCCATTCTGGTGGGCAACAACATCGTTAACATCACCTGTGCTTCTTTGGGAACCGTGCTTTTCGTGGAATTGATGGGGGCGCGCGGCATTACCGTTTCCACCCTGGTGATCACCATTGGAACCTTGATCTTTGGCGAAATCTCACCAAAGACCATTGCCAAAGAACGGGCAGAGAGCGTTGCGCTGGCTTTTAGCGGCCCCTTGTATGGCATCATGCTCATTTTAAGGCCGGTTACCGCTGTTTTTGCCTTACTGCAAAATGCCCTTGGGATGCTTTTCGGCAACCAGGAAGACGGGGGCATTACGGAAGATGAACTGATGACCATTGTTGACGAAGCGGAAGAATTTGGTAACATTGAGGCCGATGAGCGTGAGTTAATCCGTAGTGCCATGCAGTTTGATGACCGGATTGTCGGTGATATCTATACCCCCCGGGTTCATGTAACTGCTGTCGATGAAACGGCGGATGTGGAGGAAGTCGCGGCGCTCTTTCAATCCAGTGGCTTTTCCCGCCTGCCGGTGTATCATGAAACCATTGACAATATCATTGGCATTGTCCATGTGAAAGATTTTTACGGCATGCTCTTGCAGGATGAGAACCTTCCCCTTAGGGACTTGGCCAAGCCGGTGGGATTTATTATGGAAAATCGCGACCTGGCCCGCCTAATGACGGCTTTACAGAAAGACAAGTCCCACATGGTGGTGGTCACTGATGAATACGGCGGCACGGTGGGCATTGTCACCATGGAAGATTTGATTGAAGAGCTGGTGGGCGATATTTGGGATGAGTACGATGAAGTGCAGGCCTTATTCCGTAAAGTGGCGCCCGGGGTCTATATGATCAATGGTCAGGCGGAAGTGGAAGATATCCTGCCGCGCTTCGGATTAAAAACAGACGAGATTGAAGCGAATACGGTTGGCGGTTGGCTGACGGATATTTTAGGACGGATTCCGCGAAAAGGCGATGAGCTGGCCTTAGACGCCTTTACGGTGCGTGTTGAACGGGCCAATCCGCGCTATGTGGAAGAACTGCGTTTTGTTTTAAAACGGCCGCACGCCACGGCGGTGCCGACCGGTAAGCATGAGGAGGGATAG
- a CDS encoding metallopeptidase family protein, with protein sequence MAFPDIDEVQEMLEAACEEIPAAFYDELNLGIHLEPQVYLHPEGHGDLYILGQYSVSMIGSQISIYYGSFARVFAHADRAQVAREVRDTLLHEFRHHMEHRAGERDLEIEDELEMAAYHHEYAKRIGD encoded by the coding sequence ATGGCATTCCCGGATATTGATGAGGTTCAGGAAATGTTAGAGGCCGCTTGTGAAGAAATTCCAGCGGCTTTTTACGATGAGTTGAACCTGGGCATCCATTTAGAGCCCCAGGTTTATCTGCATCCGGAAGGACATGGTGATCTTTATATTCTGGGACAATACTCGGTGAGCATGATCGGATCACAGATTTCGATTTATTACGGCTCCTTTGCAAGGGTATTTGCCCATGCCGACCGCGCCCAAGTGGCGCGTGAAGTGCGGGACACCTTATTGCATGAGTTCCGCCACCACATGGAACACCGGGCCGGCGAGCGCGATTTGGAAATTGAAGATGAGCTGGAAATGGCCGCTTATCATCACGAGTACGCCAAACGGATTGGAGATTAA
- a CDS encoding dihydrofolate reductase, whose translation MQFIVAVDKQWGIGKNGQMLFHIPADLAFFKRTTMGAALLMGRKTFESLPAALPGRLNLVLTRNRSYVAPGAVVVHSVEEAVKEAGGRPLFLIGGGELYAKLLDRCSAGYVTRIDDQASADTHFPDVSTAADWLLAEVVETGEDNGYTYRIERYRRKEAPQQ comes from the coding sequence ATGCAATTTATTGTAGCAGTAGACAAGCAGTGGGGCATCGGTAAAAATGGTCAGATGCTCTTTCATATCCCGGCGGATTTGGCATTTTTTAAGCGGACGACCATGGGCGCTGCCCTATTGATGGGCCGCAAAACCTTTGAAAGCCTGCCGGCTGCTCTGCCAGGACGGTTGAATCTGGTGCTGACCCGGAACAGGTCTTATGTGGCCCCCGGGGCCGTGGTGGTTCATTCGGTGGAGGAGGCAGTGAAAGAAGCCGGCGGTAGGCCGCTTTTCTTGATTGGTGGCGGCGAATTGTACGCTAAGCTCCTCGATCGCTGTTCAGCCGGTTATGTGACGCGCATTGATGATCAAGCGTCGGCAGATACGCATTTTCCGGATGTGAGCACAGCGGCAGACTGGCTTTTGGCAGAAGTCGTAGAGACCGGTGAAGACAACGGCTATACTTACCGCATTGAACGATATCGGCGTAAAGAGGCGCCGCAACAATAG